The Erpetoichthys calabaricus chromosome 5, fErpCal1.3, whole genome shotgun sequence genome has a segment encoding these proteins:
- the LOC127527808 gene encoding uncharacterized protein LOC127527808: METGGDFFTFFSATSGGPWPSKRSQPTADPGKQPSQTLSVARRELLFPEGWRSSLPKEQHAWLSRVLFTRGKDGKPVLTSNLRLWWHPPGPRNVYLQPPTSPDAFFQRPFFLWMPYCMWGYKLSCTACSHRLSGAGLYRTVRRVLDTDGWYFMATEYLECRRCKKKVAGWSQDILDQLHCTHRDQFPAILTYRSDKESPMAGSTLHRLSCNKKLIGQMRERTLGNGATRLRKYLLEQHGNTWLERSRLFMFAVTKFITPGAEAPMTPPLPRMTPVPGTKWLLSIYARVVASRLDETKARITSIFGSILKMDSTKKVIKKLAGAAAGTAAWVTNVGNEHGQILISVLTAAEGAGLHPMATGLMRRYRDASVSPPLVLYVDRDCCSHGGPCKVSLLFNQWDQLVVRLDVWHLMRRFVAGVTTESHPLYSLFMARLSLCIFEWDQGDVARLRQAKDGAGPPLPPLHTWGGGDGPAHRRDAGGLRGRH, from the exons ATGGAAACTGGTGGTgacttcttcacttttttt TCTGCAACCAGTGGAGGGCCCTGGCCATCTAAGCGCTCCCAACCGACGGCTGATCCGGGAAAGCAGCCTTCGCAAACGCTGTCCGTAGCCAGGAGAGAG ctacttTTTCCCGAGGGCTGGAGGAGTTCACTACCAAAAGAACAGCACGCGTGGTTAAGTCGGGTCCTTTTCACCAGGGGCAAGGACGGAAAGCCTGTGCTGACCTCCAACCTTCGCCTTTGGTGGCACCCTCCCGGCCCCCGCAACGTGTACCTCCAGCCCCCGACATCGCCCGACGCCTTTTTTCAGCGCCCGTTTTTCCTGTGGATGCCGTACTGCATGTGGGGCTACAAGCTGTCCTGCACGGCGTGCAGCCACAGGTTGTCGGGAGCCGGACTCTACAGGACTGTCCGGAGGGTCCTGGACACAGACGGATGGTACTTTATGGCCACGGAGTACCTGGAGTGCCGGCGCTGCAAGAAGAAGGTGGCGGGCTGGTCGCAGGATATCTTGGATCAGCTGCACTGCACCCATCGGGATCAGTTTCCAGCTATCCTGACTTACAGGTCAGACAAGGAGTCTCCGATGGCCGGGTCAACTCTCCACAG ATTATCCTGCAACAAAAAGCTGATCGGGCAGATGCGTGAGCGCACGCTGGGCAACGGGGCCACCCGGCTGCGCAAATATCTGCTCGAGCAGCACGGCAACACCTGGTTGGAGCGGTCCAGACTGTTCATGTTCGCGGTCACCAAGTTCATTACACCGGGTGCCGAGGCACCTATGACTCCGCCTCTACCGCGGATGACCCCGGTGCCCGGTACAAAGTGGTTGCTGTCCATCTATGCCAGGGTGGTGGCTTCGAGGCTAGATGAGACCAAGGCCCGGATCacctccatctttggctcaatcCTGAAGATGGACTCAACAAAGAAG GTGATCAAGAAACTAGCTGGTGCCGCGGCAGGAACGGCAGCCTGGGTGACCAACGTGGGGAACGAGCACGGCCAGATCTTGATCAGCGTCCTCACTGCAGCTGAGGGCGCTGGCCTGCACCCCATGGCCACCGGGCTGATGCGGCGATACCGTGATGCCAGTGTGTCCCCGCCTCTGGTCCTGTATGTGGACCGAGACTGCTGTTCCCACGGGGGACCCTGCAAGGTGTCCCTCTTATTCAACCAGTGGGATCAGCTGGTGGTGCGGCTCGACGTGTGGCACCTGATGCGACGCTTTGTAGCGGGTGTCACCACGGAGAGCCACCCACTGTACAGCCTCTTCATGGCGCGTCTCTCGTTGTGCATCTTTGAGTGGGACCAGGGAGACGTCGCCAGGCTGCGACAGGCCAAGGATG GAGCTGGCCCGCCACTGCCGCCGCTGCACACGTGGGGCGGAGGAGACGGGCCGGCTCATCGACGAGATGCTGGAGGCCTTCGGGGACGCCACTGA
- the LOC127527800 gene encoding uncharacterized protein LOC127527800, giving the protein MVREQARRRVRAAGGDPGDSKLVRSASELQFGQTFKWLLTHDLGYAVMVLATHLRERKDGQVSDSPLASNKNALESYAWLFPDVKKAIRRRQERDGSARTLDEGKRLVGFGQHGHLTFEALYDTEDREAKSYIKWLRRQTTKVGTKMHALQLYVQRRDEAKAAATSSLPKTTTVAPTASLSAAASVIEIPDDVLLSASMELEAGK; this is encoded by the exons ATGGTCAGGGAGCAGGCCAGGAGACGGGTGCGGGCAGCAGGTGGTGACCCCGGGGACTCCAAGCTGGTGCGCAGCGCCAGCGAGCTCCAGTTTGGACAGACTTTTAAATGGTTGCTGACCCATGACCTCGGCTATGCCGTCATGGTGTTGGCAACCCACCTGAGGGAGCGCAAAGATGGCCAGGTGTCGGATAGCCCGCTGGCGAGCAATAAAAACGCCCTGGAGTCCTACGCCTGGCTCTTCCCCGACGTGAAGAAGGCCATCCGTCGTCGCCAGGAGAGAGATGGGTCGGCCAGGACTCTGGACGAGGGCAAGAGGCTCGTCGGCTTCGGCCAACACGGACACCTGACGTTTGAGGCCCTTTACGATACAGAAGATCGGGAGGCCAAGAG TTACATCAAATGGCTCCGGCGCCAGACCACCAAAGTCGGGACCAAGATGCATGCACTCCAGCTGTATGTGCAGCGGAGAGACGAGGCGAAGGCGGCAGCAACCTCTTCCCTTCCCAAAACCACCACTGTTGCCCCCACcgcctctctctctgcagcagccTCCGTCATCGAGATTCCCGATGACGTGCTGCTGTCGGCCAGCATGGAGTTGGAGGCTGGTAAGTGA